CGACTGACACCCTCCGCTTCAAGTCCTTCGTCCGGACTGTTTACGTCTGTTCTGACAAGGAGCTAAAGCAAATACCGAGCTGCAGCCAGGTACGTTTGTCCTAGCTGtcatgctaatgctaactgtCATTGATTCACATAGACTTCATCAGCAGAGCTTGAACGCTGGGTGGAGATATTTCTTAAGATAAGATACACACTGACGTTCACAAGccaatagaaaaacaaatctgagTATGTACATTATTTACACCTTTCACTGTATAGAAATGTTATAAAGTAAAGagcagtggcacaggatgattgcacgagcaagtaaaaaaacacaggcatatcagtctctctctgaacttattaagcaaattgtttttaaagtactttgaagtatcctgaaatgatcacttccacagtgaaaatgttggacttcactttgaaaaatatCCTAATCtaaacagaaaatatgttggactttacttaaAATCTCCACATCtacacagtaaaaatgtttaatattcagtatgtaggtagtcagagaggtcctgaacacaggcatatcagtctctctctgaacttattgaaaTCAGAGAAAGTACTTTTAAAAGTACTGTATAGATGTGgagtttttcaaagtaaagtccaacattttcactgtggaagtgatcatttcaggatacttcaaagtactttaaaaagtaaaaagtaaaaaagtactTTTAGCAAAAAGTACTGTTTAAAGaactttaaaaagtaaaaagtactttttttacttttgactAAAagtacttttttactttttaagtaaaaagtactttaaagtatcctgaaatgatcacttccacagtgaaaatgatggactttactttgaaacatCTCCacatctatacagtaaaaaggtttgatattcagtatgtagttagtcagagaggtcctgaacacaggcatatcagtctctctctgaacttattgagttCAGAGAAAGTACTTTAAAAAGTACTGTATAGATGTAGAGATATTTCAAAGttaagtccaacattttcactgtggaagtgataatttcaggatactgtaaaaagtaaaaaagtactTTTAGCAAAAAGTACTTTTTAAAGaactttaaaaagtaaaaagtacttttttactttttttagtaaaaagtactttaaagtatcctgaaatgatcacttccacagtaaatatgttgaactaaactttgaaaaatctccacatctatacagtaaaaaggtttgatattcagtatgtagttAGTCAGATaagtcctgaacacaggcatatcagtctctctgaacttattgagttcagagaaattattttaaaaagtactgTATAGAtgtggagatttttcaaagtaaagtccaacattttcactgtggaagtgatcatttcaggatacttcaaagtactttaaaaagtaaaaaagtactTTTAGCAAAAAGCTAAAAGTACTTTTAGCTTTTTgctaaaaaagtaaaaagtactttttTAGCAAAAAGTACTTTTTAAAGAACTttaaaaagtactttaaagtatcctgaaatgatcactTCCACAGTAAATATGTCGAActtcactttgaaaaatctccacatctatacagtaaaaaggtttgatattcagtatgtagttagtcagagaggtcctgaacacagccatatcagtctctctctgaacttattgagttCAGAGAAATTACTTTAAAAAGTACTGTATAGAtgtggagatttttcaaagtaaagtccaacaatTTCACTGTGGAactgatcatttcaggatacttcaaagtactttaaaaagtaaaaagtaaaaaagtactTTTAGCAAAAAGTACTTTTTAAAGaactttaaaaagtaaaatgtacttttttactttttaagtaaaaagtaatttttaaagaactttaaaaagtaaaatgtacttttttactttttaagtaaaaagtactttaaaaagtaaaaaagtacttttttacagtctctctctgaacttattgagcaaagtgtttttaaagtactttgaagtatcctgaaatgatcacttccacagtgaaaatgttggactttactttgaaaaatctacacatctatacagtaaaaaggtttgatattcagtatgtagttagtcagagaggtcctgaacacaggcatatcagtctctctctgaacttattgagttCAGAGAAAGTACTTTAACTGTATAGAtgtggagatttttcaaagtaaagtccaacattttcacagtggaagtgatcatttcaggatacttcaaagtactttacaaagtattttattcatttttacttaaaaagtaaaaaagtactTTTAgcaaaaagtattttataatgtactttaaaaagtactttaaaaagtaaaaaactttttaaagtaatttgaagtatcctgaaatgatcacttccacagtgaaaatgttggacttcactttgaaaaatctccacatctatacagtaaatacttcactttgaaaaatctccagatgaatacagtaaaaatgtttactatcggtatgtaggtagtcagagaggtcctgaacacaggcatatcagtctctctctgaacttattgagcaatgTGTTTTTGAAGTACTTTGACGTTTCCTGAAATGATCACTTCCACAGTAAATATGTTGGActtcactttgaaaaatatCTTAATCTAAACAGTAAATATGTTGGACCTTACTTTGAAAAATCCCCACATCTATactgtaaaaatgtttaataatcggtatgtaggtagtcagagaggtcctgaacacaggcatatcagtctctctctgaacttattgagcaaagtgtttttaaagtactttgaagtatcctgcaATGATCagttccacagtgaaaatgttggactttactttgaaaaatctcctaATTTAAACAGTAAATATGTTGGACTTGAAACGAAAAATAAGCGTTTCTGGTTTTGCATGAATGTAGCTGTACCTGCAAAAGGAAGTGGGCTCTACAAAGCTATTTTAACATCATCTGTACCTTTGTCAACCAACATGTGCATCCAGTTTACAACAATGATACTGCACATCATTTTCTGTCTGtcataaaaacaaggaatatTCTGGCTCATCCATCACGATGACACTCTTTAAGTGTGACTCTGagtaaaatgtaataatgatTTCATGTGAAAAGAAACAATGTTTCAGAGTTATAGGAGTGCAATATTTGTCAGTAgatgtttcatatattttcatGATGCTTAAGAGGAATGTAAATGCTAAGACTTAAATGTGAAAAGCATACTTCTTGTcaatgttgtgtattttctttatctcATTTCCACAGATCTGCTCTCTGCCTGAGCTGTTGGCCTTCGTTCTCAATagtgtgaaaagaaaaaggaaaaggaacGTCTTGGCACACGGCTACAATTTTCGCTCTGTTGCTCAGGAGGAGCGGGATGCAGACCACTTTAAATTCCAAGGAGATATAACTCAAAGTGCGGCTTACATCCATGGCAGCGACTTGTGGAAGAAGGTCACAGTACGTCTCGGCACAGACATCACACGGTACCTGTTGGAGAGCTGCTCTGTGTTCGTGGCAGTCCCCCCTTCATGTGTTTTCCAGGTGAGTGGCCCTCCTGTGTATGACAGGGTCTCCATGGCTACTGCCGCCCCCAGGTTTTTTCTCCAGCCTCGTCGCAGGGCACATAACGGTACCCAGTTTGGAAAATATCAAGAGTCGGTGACCTGGAAAAAGAGACACCAAGTCGACAACCGAACAGTCAGTAAGATGAACAGAGCAGATGtaaaagggaggagggggaaaagaaagagagaaactgatCAGAAGGATGGCGAGGAGGTAATGACATGTTCAAGAAAGAGAAGACGAGCAAgacagcaaaaacaaacacgAGACATCCATCAGGTATGTACTGAGACAGTGGAGGAAGAGCAGCCCATGTCTGTGGAACGAGCATCATCTGTGAAGCCCTTGGAAGACGGTGGTACTGGTTCTAAAAAGCCTGTTGACGTTCACACAACAATAAGTCCCTTGGAGGGAGGACCCAGTTGGAGATCAGGGGTTTTTCCCCCATTACCTCCCTCGCAGTGTTTTATTCGCACGCTGGGATTCCTGTATGGGGGAAGGGGAATGCGTAGCTTCCTTCTCAACAGGAAAAAGAAGAGTGGCGTTGGGTCCAGGAGGCTACAAGGAAGAGATCTGGTGAGAATAGTCTTCTTTGAGGGACTGGCTTATCTAAACGGGCTTGAGAGGAATCCGAAGAAACTTCCCCGGCGCTTTTTCAACATGGTTCCCCTGTTCAGGCAGCTGCTGTGTCAACACAGGAGATGTCCGTACAGCAGAATACTGCAGAGGATGTGTCCActgctggaggagagagtgGCAGGGCAGGAAGAACTGATCTCCCTCTTGCCTCAGCGCTGTGCACCTCACAGGGTCTACCTGTTTGTCAGGGAGTGTCTCTCCGCTGTGATCCCGCATGAGCTGTGGGGCTCCGACCACAACCGACTTCATTTCTTAACAAGGGTCAGGGGCTTCCTGCGCAGCGGCAAGTTTGagaggctctcattggctgaacTGCTGTGGAAGATGAAGGTGAAtgactgtgattggttgaaGATCAGTAAGACAGGTAAGATTGTCACTGatgagaaatgtttgttttctcttggtACATGTGTTTTTCGATGACCTGACCAGTGTTATCTGCAGGGAGGGTTCCGCCCAGTGAGCTCTCATACCGGACACGGGTCCTAGGTCAGTTCTTGGCTTGGGCTCTGGATGGCTTTGTTGTAAGCCTTGTTCGAGCCTCCTTCTATGTCACAGAGAGCATGGGACAGAAGAATTCCCTCAGGTTCTACAGACAGGAAGTTTGGGCCAAACTGCAGGATCTGGCCTTCAGGTACACACTCAAACTAACACACATCTGCAAATTGTTTATACAGTCCTGGGGCACAAGCTCACAAACCATTGCTCTGATTTTAGAGGTCACCTTGCCAAGGGTCAGATGGAAGAGTTGACACCGACACAGGTTGCCTCCCTCCCCAAAGCTACGGTGGTCTCCCGCCTTCGATTCATCCCCAAGACTGACAGCATGAGGCCGATCACGCGAGTCATAGGAGCTGATGCTAAAACTAGggtatatttttaaatttttacaaTGGCAATAAAATTCTCCCTGACATGTTTAAAAGTTTTGTAAGTGCGTGTATCATTTCTGgggcattttccttttttccttgcAGCTTTACCAAAGTTGTGTCCGGAACTTGCAGGATATGCTGCAGGCCTGTGCGCGCtgcactccctctctcctgggCTGCACGGTCTGGGGGATGACGGACATTCACAAGGTTTTGAGCTCTCTGGCTGCAGCGCAGAAGGACAAGCCACAACCCCTCTACTTTGTGAAGGTGAAAGCGAGACCATTGCTGTGCTTCACTTGATGTTTTGGGTCTAAAAGTGCATTAAAGTATAGCAACATGCAGTTCACTATGACTGCAAAATGATCAACAAGGGCAGTTTAATACGATGAGCACTTGTTGGGGAGGGACCACCATCTTGTTTTCAAACATCCATGAATGGCAGCTTAGGAAGGGGACTACATCCTTGTTGCTGATGATGATGTAATTTCCAGGT
This is a stretch of genomic DNA from Limanda limanda chromosome 19, fLimLim1.1, whole genome shotgun sequence. It encodes these proteins:
- the tert gene encoding telomerase reverse transcriptase, with product MSSTDMSPVLAILRSLYLHIRTLEEFADSLVFREGQGAVLVEPTDTLRFKSFVRTVYVCSDKELKQIPSCSQICSLPELLAFVLNSVKRKRKRNVLAHGYNFRSVAQEERDADHFKFQGDITQSAAYIHGSDLWKKVTVRLGTDITRYLLESCSVFVAVPPSCVFQVSGPPVYDRVSMATAAPRFFLQPRRRAHNGTQFGKYQESVTWKKRHQVDNRTVSKMNRADVKGRRGKRKRETDQKDGEEVMTCSRKRRRARQQKQTRDIHQVCTETVEEEQPMSVERASSVKPLEDGGTGSKKPVDVHTTISPLEGGPSWRSGVFPPLPPSQCFIRTLGFLYGGRGMRSFLLNRKKKSGVGSRRLQGRDLVRIVFFEGLAYLNGLERNPKKLPRRFFNMVPLFRQLLCQHRRCPYSRILQRMCPLLEERVAGQEELISLLPQRCAPHRVYLFVRECLSAVIPHELWGSDHNRLHFLTRVRGFLRSGKFERLSLAELLWKMKVNDCDWLKISKTGRVPPSELSYRTRVLGQFLAWALDGFVVSLVRASFYVTESMGQKNSLRFYRQEVWAKLQDLAFRGHLAKGQMEELTPTQVASLPKATVVSRLRFIPKTDSMRPITRVIGADAKTRLYQSCVRNLQDMLQACARCTPSLLGCTVWGMTDIHKVLSSLAAAQKDKPQPLYFVKVDVSGAYESLPHDKLIEVVGQVLSTDHDELFTTRRYAKIWVDSHEGLKKTFVRQADFLEDNIGSTNMKGFVTSMQKKGKVHHAILVEQLFTSDLHSKEVSQFFTQMLTGSVVQFGKKTYRQCRGIPQGSVVSSLLCCLCYGHMENVLFKDVSKNKGCLMRLVDDFLLITPDLHEAQSFLKILLAGVPQYGLVVNPQKVMLNFQASGSTDSCPDIRVLPPQCLFPWCGLLLDTRSLDVHKDYSSYAGLSLRYSLTLGSFHSAGQQMKRKLMSILRLKCHALFLDLKTNSLEAVYNNTYKLVLLHAYRFHVCAQSLPFGQRVDKNPEYFLKMIWDMAKYGNHLIRHSNKGLILGSKAQTGVVQYEAVELIFCLSFLLVLSQHRPLYKDLLTRLHKRRRSLERRLGDMRLARVRQAAYPRTPVDFLAIHM